TCAAAGGTCATCTCGTTACCACACTATCAGTAACAGTATGTGTCTTTCTATGTACAATTATCTATCTATTTTGTTTATAAGATTTCGTACACATGGAGTACTAGTGAGTGTCTTTTTGTGCACAGCTatatgtgttttcttttataagattttgtacATATGGACTTTTATTCCATTAAGTGTCATTACCACACTATCAGTAACAATAGGTGTCTTTCTATGTACAATTAACtgtcttttttttataagatttcgTACACATGGAGTACCAGTGAGTGTCTTTTTGTGCACAACTatatgtgttttcttttataagattttgtacATATGGACTTTTATTCCTTTAAGTGTTATCTCCAAGAGTAATGAGTTACTCCAACTGcgatattaattattattaattgattCACAAGATAAACATTCATTGATAACAAGAATGAACATTTCAAAGGTCATCTCATTACCACACTATTAGTAATGGTAAGTATAATTACCACACTATCAGTAGTAGTAAGTGTCTTTTTGTGTACTACTATCtgtcttttttttataagattttgtacACATAGAGTACTAGTAAGTGTTTTTTTGTGCACAACTATCtgtcttttcttttataagattttgtacATATAAACTTGCTTATTCCATGAAGTGTTATCGTCAAGAGTAAATGATTATTccaaatacaatattaattttcattaattgttCCACTAAATAAAAGTTCACCAAAAACATAAAGGCACATTTCAAAGGCTTCCTCATAACATACTTCTACTAGCAACAGTAAGTGCACTTTTTACGTACAATtatctgtttttttatttttaagattttgtacacatacatacatatatatatatatatatatatatatatatatatatatatatatatatatatatatatatatatatatatatatatatatatatatatatatatccattcTTACGCAAAACAAAGTACATATAaactaacaaatatatatataaatatatatatatatatatatattcattctgTATACTTTTTATTCagtaatgaaaatttaaatctataaaaaaattataacactacaaaaaaaatatttttttcttcatttattgtAGCAAAATCttccaatataaaaaaatacaatactGAGAAATGTTAAATTATAAGACAAATTCtacatttaaaattgttatcctaattttttttttctataaaggAGTTGTATAGCACAATATTCCTTCATGTCAAGGATAATGATTATGTTTTTGCGATATAACTGGTATAATTGAGCCTCATGGTATTAACCCCGCCCTCCATGATCCATGATGACCTTACTCCATTATCCAGATCCCTGTAATTGAATTATGAACATGCTTGCTAATATTCAGTCATCTACAACCTACAAACATCAAGCTAATAACAATGGAAAAGTTAAAGACAACCGCAGCTATACTACATCTGAAAACTGTTTAAGCAGAGTTTCGTGAGAAGAAATCTAGACAAcctaaaaaatttcattaactCAACAGAGACCTTACTTTGTTTGAAATAAAACTTTATAGTTTGCTTAATCAACCGAGTATACACTCCTCATAAccaaaataacattaaaacaaatttttgccTTCAAACCCAAAACAAGCATTGCACTAACCTATGAATATCAGTAAATATAGTAGGAGACAAACATAGTTAAAAAAGAGAAATCAATCAAAGTTaatagttaagaaaaaaaataacttccACCCAGGAAAAAACACTTACGGATGGTGggctcaatttttaaaattactgcATCATTGAATCATTGTAAATGATAACACAATCAAAAGGTAAGATCCAACCGTTGCTGTTACAGATGATGGgctcaatcttttaaattactCCATCATTGACTCAttgtaaataataacaaaatcaaatgGTGTGACGACCAAATAACAATCTTGGAAAACCACAATCAATAAAAGATTGGGGAaacaattatcaataaaatactatAAACTATATAGTCAGCATATACTTTATTACTTTGAAAACATGCCAATTCTTACAACACCGGTTTAAAGAATTTGTCTACGATTGTCATTGCCAACAATTTCTATTgatataaaactattaaactatttatataCAAAGAGACAATTGGGTCATATGCTTGTTCCTTATAAAACCAAGTCTTCCTTACACCACTTATTCTTAAGATAGGAATGCATTCATCCCTATGtgataaaaattagaaaaggcaaatgattttatttctttGCACACACTCACAAGAGTGAACTATGAACCTGTAGAGCTTCAACAAATCAAATTTTGAATCTTATAAATACACActcatacatacacacacacacacacacactttcaTACACATATAGTAAACAAACTCAGTTCAGGAACAATAAGCCCAAAAAAAAAAGACGAACAGGGAGagaattaacaaaaaaaaaccctaaaacgAGAGAGAGGATGAAGATATAAACTCTCACTTACCCAGGAGACCGAATAGGATACACAACGGTGAGAGATGtggaatgaaaaagaagaatcGATGAATGTGCGTGTGGGTGTGTTCCTTGCGAGGAAGAAAGACAAAACCCTAACCCCTCTTTTTCACCAAATTTCCGCATCACACAAAGTTCAAAGGTGCCTCTGATGGAAGAGAAAAAGCGAAGAACCTTGTCCCAACAAACAAAAACTTGAGGATATTTCAGTGGTGTGAGATGAGAGACGTGGAGGGGAAACGAATGAAAGAATGAAAAGGGTTGGCTTGAAACCTGAACTGCAAATGCCCTCTTCCGCTCTGGACTACACCAATCAATGCAAGTGCCACGTCatagaagttaaaaaaattgaaaactaaaaatcaaaatgCCACATCTTAGTGACATGTAGGCAGGTTAAAAAGGGGTCAAATTTGGTGAGTTAAACTACCGTTACTCTTATATAAGTGTATATAAGTGAGTGAGTGAGATAAGAGTAATAAGGTGATTTAATGATTAAAAGGAAGGGAAGAGAGGGAAAGGTTTGGTTCAACTCCTcctgttaataatttaaaaaaataaaatttgtttgatgAGATTTAGAAGAAAACTTAAAGAATATGGAGATAAAAACAcaattgaaaaatgatttagaaaattaattaaattgtaattttattaagatCAGGTTGGATTTGGCAAGATCATGACAATAACCAAGGTTAAATCCCAATTCAAacgtaaatttatatttaattaaaaaaattatataaactaaCTTTAGTCTAATTGACTTGGAAAAATCCAATTGAATGATCCAATTAAAATAGATATGAATTGaatttatattaacattttaaaaatccaGCCAATCATCACGCGTagtcatatatatttttatgtgaattATATTCTTTAGCTGTTTTAGTTTGATTTGAATCCCTTGAAGTCACTTAAATATAGTTGTCGTTGCATTGtgtagtaaaaataatattcacatCTTCCTTTTCTCATATAAAAAGGTTACGAATAAAATTCGCTAGAAAGGGAGAGACTTGTACATGTACTTAATATTGTTTCACGGAAAATAAACTTCATATTTTAACTtcccaaaattaaataaatgattatccATTATAGTAAGatttaatatgattaaattgagactaaatggaacaataaaaccaattgagaaaaagaaaaagaaaatggataaagaaaaagttgaatgtgagagattaaaccttaatttattttatagatttttgtAGTTGACTTACCTTGTGTTTTCTAGCCAACATTAGAAATAGAGATCTAAATCTatcaaaaacgaaaaaaaaaaacaccattttaacaaaaaaatcaaaacacacCCTCAGAACCATCGAGacataaatacttttttgtaTAGTTTCTTATACCTAGAAGAAAGGCTAACTAATCAGCAAAAATATATTAGGTAGAAATTGGTCAaccaatttgaaagaaaaatctgAAATTGAATAGACATTAACAAAAAGATCATTCGGTTGGAGAAAGCGGAAGGGAGAAAATTTACCTAAGTAAAAgcaaaaaaacacaacaaatgaaataaataaatgctACACAGTGTAAAGGCTCAAACAAATACTTTCTGTACTGAAAGACAGTGCTACCTATGGAACACTTAGCTCCAAAGCTGGGAGTTAAAGAAGAGTTAGCACCAAATGGAGATGGGGATGAGCCAAAAATAGTGGGTGTTGCTGCTGATGTTGAAGAACCAAAAGCTGATGAACTGAAGGCATTAGCGGCAAAAGTTCCAAATCCAGAAGAAAAGGGAGAACTCTTTGGCGCAAACGGGTTAGAATTAGGTGTTGTGGAAGAAAAAGGATTGGCCAATGATTGACCAAACACTGGTGAAGGAGAAAAGGCATTTGTCTGTGTTGTAGACGAACTGAAGCCTGCCAAACCAGTAAACTGACCAGAGGGAAGTGGTCCacctaaattatataattcattaaGTCAAAATCATCATCTGCAATGAAAGCCagaataacaacaaaaatgtttataatgtttgaaagaaaaaaaagaaaagacctTTGTCTCCCAATTGATCGTCCTCCCATCTTAGTTCCTCATGACTTTTGAGTTCGTAAACAGGCATGGCAGATATGGATTCCAATTTTGGGATCCGTCCAGAGGTACCACTATCTGCTTCAATTGTTGCTGCATAACTAGCTACTGTACTTCCacctaaattatataattcattaaGTCAAAATCATCATCTGCAATGAAAGCCAgaagaattataaaaatgttaaaaaaaaaacctttgtCTCCCACATAGTCCTCCAATCTTAGTTCCTCATGACTTTTGAGTTCGTAAACAGGCATGGCAGATATAGATTCCAATTTTGCAGTGTGTACAGAGGTTCTACTATATGCCTCAGTTGTTGCTGTGTAACTAGCTACTCTACTTCCACCCCGTTGCTGACCTCCAAAACCTGGCTGTCTAATACCAGTATTTCCAAAGGTCGATACCAGTATTTCCAAAGGTCTGCTAGCACCAAATGCAGGAGTGCCAAATGCAGGGATGCTTGTAGCACCAAATGCAAGCCGAGATGATCCTTCAAAAGTTGTTGAGGAACCAAATATGCTGCTTCCAAAAGCCGGTTGTGATTGCTGTGTGGCACCAAATGGACTTGTTTGAGTAGGAGTAGATCCAAAACCTCCAAAAGCAGGCATCTGACCAAAAACGGATGATCCTACAAACCAAGAGAATCAATTCTCAGATTGAACCAAAAAACTGTCCCAATAAGATTGTTAAAAAAAACGAAGACAGTAGCTAAATGATACTAAAGAACTCAGTAATTCAATGAACAACCtgatgaaaaaaatttgatgtaatatttcagaaagaaataaatgaagACAATCtaatgaaaacaacaaaaacaagccgtaaacaaaatgaaaaaagaattcAAGGCACTCATACCACCAACTGACGATGATGAGCTACCAAAAGTAGGAGTTGAAGAAGACTCAAAAGCGGGTACGGAGCTACCGGAAGCAGGTGACGATGAAGCCCCAGAAGCTGTATTGGAAGAAAAGGGAGAAGACTGTTGTGCCGCACCAAATACCCCAGTGGAAGTACCTCCGAACATGGATCTTCCAGTTTGCGAACCAAATGGACTCGTACTACCAGACGGGTTAGGGTCAAATGGATTGGTACTTGAATTGGTCTGTCCATAAACTATTTGAGAGCCTAAAGGGCTCGACGAAGACTGCCCAAAAGCTGTCGAAAGAATAACTCCACATTATAAACGGTTTGCGAAAATAATCAATAAGCAAACAAATACCATCCCCCACCCTTCACGCACACTTACCTCCAATCAACAAATacagcaataataataataataataaacaataaaacaatcATTCTCCAAAGGAACCACAACACTAGCAGAAACACAAAATTATCCTAAAACCGAGCACGCAAGAACATTACGATACGAATTAACGCAGAGGAGGCGATACTTACGGTTCGAACCAGACATCGTTAGAAGCAAGTAGTAACAACCGCGATCTGAATCGAAGTATGTTAAGCTTGGAGATTTGTGCTATCCACGAGTTAGATTACGAGCGAGCAGGATCTTCGTCTGATGGAATCGTTGAAAATCACGACATGACGTGATTTCGCGAGTCGCTCTGCAAaagaaagaacaagaaaaacatgGTAAGGTTCGACAATCTTCTTTGCTTATGGCATACAAAACCCTAATTCGCGCAGAAATAGGAATATTCGAAGTTACGAACCCTCTTTCTGTTGGACGGAAATGGAAGAACAAGGAGGACAGGACTGATGATCGGAGAAGAAGCAAGGGTTTTTCTTTCGTTTTCTTGGTGATAGGTTAGCGGGAGATGAGAAGAAACGAAACGAGGGTTTTTGCATGAAAAAGAGTGATGCGCCTACGTATAAATAGCACAATTGTGAAAGCCGCATAGCTTAAAAATTCCGctgaatataaaacaaaaacattgcTAAATTGGATTACTGACTATCtggttatatatatatctcatgttttttttatataataatagtaatgacataatgattattaaatgttcatttttaaaattataataaattctccttttaaataaatattttaattaatataattatcttttaactaTTTATCTATTCTTCATATGTATAACCAAATTTACTCAATTATCCTACTTAAAAGGCTGACACATGTGGAAATTTCCCCTTTTTGTTCATGTCTCACCTGATCAACACGTGTCCAAACATGAGGTTTTTAAGTAATTTGGTGTTATGCAGATGGATGGCGCGAACACTGTAGCTGAAGGTGTGATGGATTTCTTTTGAAGTTTCTATGAGGTTCAGATTTCAAATCAATTCATATTTCTGctttcttttctccttcttttgcTTCGTTTCATTTCTCctttttctacttcttttgctgcttctttttctcctttttatgCCGACTACATTTGTTGTTCAAGGTGAGTGGTTTTGGTTGAGgtgttttgttggttttttaAAAGCATTTTCTTGGGACAGGAGTTGTCGTGCAATGCTGTTGTGGAAGGTGTTGTCGTTTTGGGTTATGGGTTATTTGTTGTTTAGGATTTTGTTTGATCTTTTAATGGTTTAAGGTTCTTATCGTTTTGTTTAATCTAAAGTTCCATTTGTATGTTGGTTGTCTCTTTTGCGGGACTTTGTGGTTctgttttttgtgttgtttgggTTGACAGTTGGGGATTCTtacttgatttttattttgcagTTGTTTATTTACACTCTTTATAAGCTTTTTGTATGATATTTGTGATTGTGTTCTTTTGGTGTTTAGGTTACAAGTTGTGATGTTTGGGTTCAAAATTTGTTAGTCGGACTATATTTTTTTGGactatattttttagttattttataactcgAATATCTTAGATTATTTGTGTTTGTAGGCATACTTGGGTACCAAGATTGTTGTTAAAGTATTACCAaaaaatttttatatgattaaggATATTAATGGAAATAGAGAGACCCTAAAACTTGGAGTTAGAATTAATGATCTTTGGAAGGTCAAAAATAGGGATGAAGGTAAACATATTGAAATGGTTTTGGTGGATGACAAGGTAAGTGTGACTACAAGTTAATCATgcttatatatatgttgtaGGGGGACATGATTCCCGTTGTGGTGAAAAAGGAAGACCTGGTTGTTTGGGTAGAAAAGTTGGTAGAGGATGAATCATATATGATgcataactttaaaattttaaaaagctAGGGTCAATATTGTATATGTGAATAGGATTATAAGTTGTTATTTATTGGTGCAACTATTGTGAAAGCTCATCCTATGCCAAATATACCTCTAAAAGTATACAAGTTCAAAAGTATAAAGGAAATCATTGATGGAGATTTTTGTCCATCAATATTGATTGGCAtgtatatattacatttttggTTATTTGTTATCTATATTGTATATGTACCAATTGATTTGTTCTCGAATAGGTTAGGTTGCAAGTGGAAGTCAGAAAATTGATTGTGATTTTCCAACTTCCAATGATAGCCAAATTGTAAGTATTCATATGAGTTGTATTTTTGGTGTTTGCTAATTTTGAATGTATCTATTTCGTACAGATTATAGAATTTAGCTCAAAAAGCATTTGTGATTTAAGTGTTGATACTGATAGCTTTATTGTAAGTCTTTAGCATAAATCAATTTGGTTATCTATACCAATAATACTACTTTTGCTTTTTTCACAGTAATCATATTTATACATTGTGCATTTGTGCTTATGTAACATAATCTCTTGGGTATAATAGACCATGATTCTGATTCACAAGGTTATAGAACACTTGCAAAAGGATTGTTCGCTCAATCTACCAATGATGATGAGATGTCACAGGAGGAGCAATCAGAACAATTATCAACTACTAAGATGACCAAAGTGATCTAGAAAGAGAAatgaatatttatgaatttgtgaATCAGTTGTGTATATAAGTAATGCACTGTTTTGGAAGCTTTAACTTATAAAGGACTTCACTATTGATGTTTACCCTTTTGGAAGCTTCAGTTATGTATATAAGtatgatgagtcattatttgcCCTTATTCCATTACCTTTTTGTGCCATTCTTGGGGGTTTTTAGTgcttaatttcttttgttaatgCATTTTTCTCAATTGGGTTTTATTGGGCCATTATTCTGAATTTTGAGTTATCACTAGTGCAGGAAAGGGAAATGACAGCGGTTATTTTcagctttt
This region of Vigna unguiculata cultivar IT97K-499-35 chromosome 5, ASM411807v1, whole genome shotgun sequence genomic DNA includes:
- the LOC114186274 gene encoding nuclear pore complex protein NUP98A-like — translated: MSGSNPFGQSSSSPLGSQIVYGQTNSSTNPFDPNPSGSTSPFGSQTGRSMFGGTSTGVFGAAQQSSPFSSNTASGASSSPASGSSVPAFESSSTPTFGSSSSSVGGSSVFGQMPAFGGFGSTPTQTSPFGATQQSQPAFGSSIFGSSTTFEGSSRLAFGATSIPAFGTPAFGASRPLEILVSTFGNTGIRQPGFGGQQRGGSRVASYTATTEAYSRTSVHTAKLESISAMPVYELKSHEELRLEDYVGDKGGSTVASYAATIEADSGTSGRIPKLESISAMPVYELKSHEELRWEDDQLGDKGGPLPSGQFTGLAGFSSSTTQTNAFSPSPVFGQSLANPFSSTTPNSNPFAPKSSPFSSGFGTFAANAFSSSAFGSSTSAATPTIFGSSPSPFGANSSLTPSFGAKCSIGSTVFQYRKYLFEPLHCVAFIYFICCVFLLLLR